A single genomic interval of Ramlibacter sp. harbors:
- a CDS encoding LysR family transcriptional regulator, which yields MRELNLDQLRTLVAITDLGTFSAAAQALHLAQPTVSLHVSELESRLGTPLLVRGNRRVVPTSAGAVLVERARRLLRDADDAIDTVARHVQGGVGRVRLGTTTGLLVHLLPQVLEAMAQDHPGIDVEVNIIGTSDGIARLGQGTLDVGLVAATGPLADMVVTPWRRDPIVAYLPASWRAPKRITPQWLAAKPLIFSDASTQLYRQAMEWFARAGLSPRARIELNYTEAIKSLVGAGYGAAVLPREHPDQPLPPALQTVPLSPALVRHTAVVHRPLPALDGATRNLLATLARFRQS from the coding sequence ATGCGTGAACTGAACCTGGACCAGCTGCGCACGCTGGTCGCCATCACCGACCTGGGCACCTTCTCGGCCGCCGCGCAGGCCCTGCACCTGGCCCAGCCCACGGTGAGCCTGCACGTGAGCGAGCTGGAGTCGCGCCTGGGCACGCCGCTGCTGGTGCGCGGCAACCGGCGCGTGGTGCCCACCTCGGCCGGCGCGGTGCTGGTGGAGCGGGCGCGGCGCCTGCTGCGCGACGCCGACGACGCCATCGACACCGTGGCCCGCCACGTGCAGGGCGGCGTGGGCCGCGTGCGCCTGGGCACCACCACGGGCCTGCTGGTGCACCTGCTGCCCCAGGTGCTGGAGGCCATGGCGCAAGACCACCCGGGCATTGACGTTGAGGTGAACATCATCGGCACCAGCGACGGCATTGCGCGGCTGGGCCAGGGCACGCTCGACGTGGGCCTGGTGGCCGCCACCGGGCCGCTGGCCGACATGGTGGTCACGCCCTGGCGGCGCGACCCCATCGTGGCCTACCTGCCCGCCAGCTGGCGCGCGCCCAAGCGCATCACGCCCCAGTGGCTGGCGGCCAAGCCGCTGATCTTCAGCGACGCCAGCACCCAGCTGTACCGCCAGGCCATGGAATGGTTTGCGCGGGCCGGCCTGTCGCCGCGCGCGCGCATCGAGCTCAACTACACCGAGGCCATCAAGAGCCTGGTGGGCGCGGGCTATGGCGCGGCCGTGCTGCCACGGGAGCACCCGGACCAGCCCCTGCCGCCCGCCCTGCAGACCGTGCCGCTGAGCCCGGCGCTGGTGCGCCACACCGCCGTGGTGCACCGCCCGCTGCCCGCGCTGGACGGGGCCACGCGCAACCTGCTGGCCACGCTGGCCCGCTTCCGCCAGAGCTGA
- a CDS encoding 2TM domain-containing protein — protein MTAPLSPEEIDKIARRRAGAKMGWYLHATVYVLVNLVIFAMSRYAFGNRPWSVFPLLGWGLGLVLHGVSVFVLGKGSGLRERMVQKERERLLREQNRR, from the coding sequence ATGACCGCTCCGCTCTCCCCTGAAGAAATCGACAAGATCGCCCGCCGCCGCGCGGGCGCCAAGATGGGCTGGTACCTGCACGCCACCGTGTATGTGCTGGTCAACCTGGTGATTTTTGCCATGTCGCGCTACGCCTTTGGCAACCGGCCGTGGTCGGTGTTTCCGCTGCTGGGCTGGGGCCTGGGCCTGGTGCTTCACGGGGTGTCGGTGTTTGTGCTGGGCAAGGGCAGCGGGCTGCGTGAGCGCATGGTGCAGAAGGAGCGCGAGCGCCTGCTGCGCGAGCAAAACCGGCGCTAA
- a CDS encoding DUF3455 domain-containing protein: protein MIIRTALAVAAASLLGACASSPMMKPFDQSALPPAVQVPAGHKVFWETVGVGDITYECRAKANAAGQFEWVFAGPDARLNAHNGKQVGKYYGPPATWEGMDGVKVTGKQLAVAPGGSGNIPMQLVQANAASGNGTLTGTTYIQRVNTQGGVAPADTCGAGNTGAKQIVKYQAGYIFWRAA from the coding sequence ATGATCATTCGCACCGCACTGGCTGTTGCAGCCGCAAGCCTGCTCGGCGCCTGCGCCAGCAGCCCCATGATGAAGCCGTTTGACCAGTCGGCCCTGCCGCCGGCCGTGCAGGTGCCGGCAGGCCACAAGGTGTTCTGGGAAACCGTGGGCGTGGGAGACATCACCTACGAATGCCGCGCCAAGGCCAACGCCGCCGGCCAGTTTGAATGGGTCTTTGCCGGCCCCGACGCCAGGCTCAACGCCCACAACGGCAAGCAAGTGGGCAAGTACTACGGCCCGCCGGCCACCTGGGAGGGCATGGACGGCGTCAAGGTCACGGGCAAGCAGCTGGCCGTGGCCCCCGGCGGCTCGGGCAACATCCCGATGCAGCTGGTGCAGGCCAACGCCGCTTCGGGCAACGGCACGCTCACCGGCACCACCTACATCCAGCGCGTGAACACCCAGGGCGGCGTGGCCCCGGCTGACACCTGCGGCGCGGGCAACACCGGCGCCAAACAGATCGTGAAGTACCAGGCCGGCTACATCTTCTGGCGCGCCGCCTGA
- a CDS encoding DUF1127 domain-containing protein — translation MALMNWIWNWLGGARAHQRLGDAELRGMSDRELADLGIGRSEVPALLHADADPWRCVTWPGTGARTGGSPAASRAARAGPDAACRLRRA, via the coding sequence ATGGCGCTGATGAACTGGATATGGAACTGGCTGGGCGGCGCGCGGGCGCACCAGCGGCTGGGCGATGCCGAACTGCGCGGCATGTCGGACCGCGAGCTGGCCGACCTGGGCATTGGCCGCAGCGAGGTGCCGGCGCTGTTGCACGCCGATGCCGACCCCTGGCGCTGCGTTACATGGCCCGGAACTGGTGCGCGTACAGGCGGCTCACCGGCAGCTTCTCGGGCCGCCCGCGCAGGGCCAGATGCAGCTTGCCGGCTTCGTCGCGCGTGA
- a CDS encoding response regulator transcription factor — protein MNASALIAEDEPLLAQALAAELARAWPQLHIAATVGDGAAAVREALALTPDVLFFDIRMPGMSGIDAAVELADEWDSAAKPFPALVFVTAYDQYAVQAFEAQAVDYVLKPVQAARLQKTVAKLQQALAQRQQQAPDFEATLGQLRHLLGAAAVPGGSPSAAAASGPLKVIQASVGSSIRMVPVDEVLYFEAADKYVRVLTEAHEYLIRTPLKELLPQLDAQAFWQVHRGTVVRAGAIDTVTRDEAGKLHLALRGRPEKLPVSRLYAHQFRAM, from the coding sequence ATGAACGCCAGCGCGCTGATTGCCGAAGACGAACCCCTGCTGGCCCAGGCGCTGGCCGCCGAGCTGGCGCGCGCCTGGCCGCAGCTTCACATCGCGGCCACCGTGGGCGACGGCGCCGCCGCCGTGCGCGAGGCGCTGGCGCTCACGCCCGATGTGCTGTTCTTTGACATCCGCATGCCCGGCATGAGCGGCATTGACGCCGCCGTGGAGCTGGCCGACGAGTGGGACTCGGCGGCCAAGCCCTTTCCGGCGCTGGTGTTTGTGACCGCCTACGACCAGTACGCGGTGCAGGCCTTTGAAGCCCAGGCCGTGGACTATGTGCTCAAGCCCGTGCAGGCCGCGCGCCTGCAGAAAACCGTGGCCAAGCTGCAGCAGGCACTGGCCCAGCGCCAGCAGCAGGCGCCCGACTTTGAGGCCACGCTGGGCCAGCTGCGCCACCTGCTGGGCGCGGCCGCCGTGCCGGGCGGCAGCCCCTCGGCGGCAGCGGCCAGCGGCCCGCTCAAGGTCATCCAGGCCAGCGTGGGCAGCAGCATCCGCATGGTGCCGGTGGACGAGGTGCTCTACTTCGAGGCCGCCGACAAATACGTGCGCGTGCTCACCGAGGCGCACGAGTATTTGATCCGCACGCCGCTCAAGGAGCTGCTGCCCCAGCTGGACGCCCAGGCCTTCTGGCAGGTGCACCGCGGCACCGTGGTGCGGGCAGGCGCCATTGACACCGTCACGCGCGACGAAGCCGGCAAGCTGCATCTGGCCCTGCGCGGGCGGCCCGAGAAGCTGCCGGTGAGCCGCCTGTACGCGCACCAGTTCCGGGCCATGTAA
- a CDS encoding alpha/beta hydrolase translates to MNLPQPRTLLMVASGAVALVALAFAAAITFGGPAPIAPLASINAPFAKVDFSNVPAPSHYTARDGTAMAWLHYPATGVATGAASARRVVLVHGSSSRARSLHVLAQALAAAGLDVAALDMRGHGDSGPRGQAAYIGQLEDDVEDFMRAVPHTGPSTLLGFSSGGGFVLRFAGGARQDLFDRYVLLSPFLHYSAPTNRPASGWASVGLPRLVALMLLNRAGVTTWNDLPVLRFGLNDVARASLTPSYSFTLMANFGPHQDYLGDIRNARRPMQLVAGRADELFDATRFAAVFEDAGRPVPVTLVDGVNHMGLTLDAAAVQAVARICTGPAAP, encoded by the coding sequence ATGAACCTGCCACAACCCAGAACCCTGCTCATGGTTGCATCGGGTGCTGTGGCCCTGGTGGCCCTGGCTTTTGCCGCCGCCATCACCTTTGGCGGCCCGGCGCCCATTGCCCCGCTGGCCAGCATCAACGCGCCGTTTGCCAAGGTGGACTTTTCCAACGTGCCGGCCCCCAGCCACTACACCGCGCGCGACGGCACCGCCATGGCCTGGCTGCACTACCCCGCCACTGGCGTGGCAACGGGCGCGGCCAGTGCGCGCCGCGTGGTGCTGGTGCACGGCTCGTCGTCGCGCGCCCGCTCGCTGCATGTGCTGGCCCAGGCCCTGGCCGCCGCGGGGCTGGACGTGGCCGCGCTGGACATGCGCGGCCATGGCGACTCCGGCCCGCGCGGGCAGGCCGCCTACATCGGGCAACTGGAAGACGACGTGGAAGACTTCATGCGCGCCGTGCCGCACACCGGGCCCAGCACCCTGCTGGGCTTTTCATCGGGCGGCGGCTTCGTGCTGCGCTTTGCGGGCGGCGCCCGGCAAGACCTGTTTGACCGCTACGTGCTGCTCTCGCCCTTCCTGCATTACAGCGCGCCCACCAACCGGCCCGCGAGCGGCTGGGCGTCGGTGGGCCTGCCGCGGCTGGTCGCGCTGATGCTGCTCAACCGCGCCGGCGTCACCACCTGGAACGACCTGCCCGTGCTGCGCTTTGGCCTGAACGACGTGGCCCGCGCATCGCTCACCCCGAGCTACAGCTTCACCCTGATGGCCAACTTTGGCCCGCACCAGGACTACCTGGGCGACATCCGCAACGCCCGCCGGCCCATGCAACTGGTGGCGGGCCGCGCCGACGAGCTGTTTGACGCCACCCGGTTCGCCGCCGTGTTTGAAGACGCCGGCCGCCCGGTGCCCGTCACGCTGGTGGACGGCGTGAACCACATGGGCCTCACGCTGGACGCCGCCGCGGTGCAGGCCGTGGCCCGGATCTGCACCGGCCCCGCCGCCCCCTGA
- a CDS encoding dienelactone hydrolase, translated as MKHLLPTTAALLLALATSVAQAGMGLTQLPGLDHDGPVTVYYPSSAPDQPVKRGPFTLNVAPDGDAVRGNGRLVVITHGSGGAPWVHADLARALVGAGFVVALPEHRGDNYKDHSTPGPESWKQRPAEVSRAIDAMGQSRQFGPLLALDKVGVFGGSAGGHTALSLAGGRWSPALFKQHCDAHIAEDFSSCVGFITRLRGNFLDGIKKSVALGVIRQRFDDPTWYTHNDPRIQAAVASVPFAADFDMASLATPRIPLGLVIADQDLNQVPRFHIGAVRAACTTCEVIAEFANGGHGVMLSPLPPFKPGSIEDELMGDPPGFDRGQLPAVDRKLADFFRKHLLP; from the coding sequence GCCCTGGCCACCAGCGTCGCCCAGGCCGGCATGGGCCTCACCCAGCTGCCCGGCCTGGACCACGATGGCCCGGTCACCGTGTACTACCCCTCCAGCGCGCCCGACCAGCCCGTCAAGCGGGGCCCCTTCACGCTGAACGTGGCCCCCGATGGCGACGCGGTGCGCGGCAACGGCCGGTTGGTGGTCATCACCCATGGCTCGGGCGGCGCGCCCTGGGTCCATGCCGACCTGGCCCGCGCGCTGGTGGGTGCGGGCTTTGTGGTGGCCCTGCCCGAGCACCGCGGCGACAACTACAAGGACCATTCCACGCCCGGCCCCGAGAGCTGGAAGCAGCGCCCCGCCGAGGTCTCGCGCGCGATTGACGCCATGGGCCAAAGCCGCCAGTTCGGCCCGCTGCTCGCGCTGGACAAGGTGGGCGTGTTTGGTGGCTCGGCCGGCGGCCACACGGCGCTGAGCCTGGCCGGCGGGCGCTGGTCGCCCGCGCTGTTCAAGCAGCACTGCGACGCCCACATTGCCGAGGACTTTTCGTCCTGCGTGGGCTTCATCACGCGGCTGCGCGGCAACTTTCTGGACGGCATCAAGAAGAGCGTGGCGCTGGGCGTGATCCGCCAGCGTTTTGACGACCCCACCTGGTACACCCACAACGACCCGCGCATCCAGGCCGCTGTGGCCAGCGTGCCCTTTGCGGCCGACTTTGACATGGCCTCGCTGGCCACACCGCGCATTCCGCTGGGCCTGGTGATCGCCGACCAGGACCTCAACCAGGTGCCGCGCTTTCACATCGGCGCGGTGCGCGCCGCCTGCACCACCTGCGAGGTGATCGCCGAATTTGCCAACGGCGGCCACGGTGTGATGCTGTCCCCGCTGCCGCCGTTCAAGCCCGGTAGCATCGAAGACGAGCTGATGGGCGACCCGCCCGGCTTTGACCGTGGCCAGCTCCCTGCGGTGGACCGCAAGCTGGCTGACTTTTTCCGCAAACACCTGTTGCCATGA
- a CDS encoding histidine kinase gives MPIDWIAKLRHFLQVLAFSLAIATLQYAFSPDRPYAPPVVYSLLIGSITWAVIDLGRDFFPSAAETGWPHGVAGLLLVAAGILAGYLGGTTLADALCQYFHFYPPGSTPPPDNLRTSILITVLAGIAGSYYFYNLNKGAYLERKMAEARQHANEARLKVLETQLEPHMLFNTLANLRVLIGTDTQRAQQMLDHMIAYLRATLSASRASTHPLQAEFDRLRDYLELMSIRMGPRLSYQLDLPDALAAQPVPPLLLQPLVENAIKHGLEPKVEGGRVSVSARLEGAELVLEVADTGVGLEAAAPGDTERASPGFGVAQVRERLATSYGAESAIELVAANGGGSTATVRFPSKP, from the coding sequence ATGCCCATCGACTGGATCGCCAAGCTGCGCCACTTCCTGCAGGTGCTGGCGTTTTCGCTGGCCATTGCCACGCTGCAGTACGCCTTTTCGCCCGACCGGCCCTATGCGCCGCCCGTGGTGTATTCGCTGCTGATTGGCAGCATCACCTGGGCCGTGATTGACCTGGGGCGCGACTTTTTCCCCTCGGCGGCAGAAACCGGCTGGCCGCACGGCGTTGCGGGGCTGCTGCTGGTGGCGGCCGGCATCTTGGCGGGCTACCTGGGCGGCACCACGCTGGCTGACGCGCTGTGCCAGTACTTTCACTTCTACCCCCCCGGCAGCACCCCGCCGCCCGACAACCTGCGCACCTCCATCCTCATCACCGTGCTGGCCGGCATTGCGGGCAGCTACTACTTCTACAACCTGAACAAGGGCGCCTACCTGGAGCGCAAGATGGCCGAGGCGCGCCAGCATGCCAACGAGGCGCGGCTGAAGGTGCTGGAGACCCAGCTGGAGCCGCACATGCTGTTCAACACGCTGGCCAACCTGCGCGTGCTGATCGGCACCGACACGCAGCGCGCCCAGCAGATGCTGGACCACATGATTGCCTACCTGCGCGCCACGCTCAGCGCCTCGCGCGCCAGCACGCACCCGCTGCAGGCCGAGTTTGACCGGCTGCGCGACTACCTGGAGCTCATGAGCATCCGCATGGGCCCGCGCCTGAGCTACCAGCTGGATCTGCCCGACGCGCTGGCCGCCCAGCCCGTGCCGCCGCTGCTGCTGCAGCCGCTGGTGGAAAACGCCATCAAGCACGGCCTGGAACCCAAGGTGGAAGGCGGGCGCGTGAGCGTCAGTGCCCGGCTGGAGGGCGCCGAGCTGGTGCTCGAGGTGGCCGACACCGGCGTGGGCCTGGAAGCCGCCGCGCCTGGCGACACCGAGCGCGCCAGCCCCGGCTTTGGCGTGGCCCAGGTGCGCGAACGCCTGGCCACCAGCTACGGCGCTGAATCCGCTATTGAATTGGTAGCAGCCAATGGCGGCGGATCAACGGCTACCGTGCGTTTTCCCTCCAAACCATGA